CTTCGAAGAGCACTGTAGATGGGACGCATGGCCCTGAAATCCATTTCTGCAGCGGAGATCGGGATGATAAGGGCTGGATCTCCGCCGCTTCTTTCAGAAATCTGAGCAGCAAGATCAAACCAGCTAAGGGCAACATCATTTGCCAGATGCCATATCCCTTTTTCATCATCAATTAATAAGTCGAGACATACATTGACTAAATCAGGGACGTACGTCGGCGAGATAATAATATCATTTACTGCCCTAAAAGGGATCCTTTTTTTTACGGCGTTGTGAACTTCTGAGACAAAATTGTACTTATCCCAGGGACCAAAAAAAGCGCTTGTTCTGATGATGAGCGCGTCAGGGCAACTTTGGAGAACAGCCTGTTCCGCCTTCGCTTTACTTAACCCATAATTATTCAGCGGGTTTACATTATCATCTTCAATGTAGGGAATGTTTTTTCGGCCATCGAAAACAAGATCAGAAGAAAATGTCATTAGTTTTATTCCGTACTTGTTGCAAAGTGCGGCGAGGTGGCCAGGACCGGTTGTGTTGCTAAGAAAACAGTTTAATTCGTCGTCTTCAGCTTCATCTACTCTTACGAATCCGGCGGTGTTAATTATGGCCCAGGGTTTCACCTCCCGTATCAGCTTTTCCATTCCGGCAAGATCGGTGATGTCGAATTCCTGTCTTCCCGATAGCTTATAATCTATATCCCTCAGTTTGCATATTCTGGCAAAAGCATTTCCAAGAGTTCCGGTTTTTCCTACAATTAAAAGCGGAGGGATATTACGTTGGTTGGTTATATTCTCTATTTTAATGGGATCGTGGTTGTAAATAATCCGCGTGTCCTTTTTCCACCATCCCGGTCTTTCAGTGACTGGATGATTGTATTTTTCTTTTTTGGAGAGAGACCTGATCATCTTGCATAAGGCTGTTGGGCGGGGCCTTCCTGATCGTACGTCGTAAATTCCGGGCTCGTATTCTCCATTAGGACGTGTAAGCAGCTTGTTCCAGCCAAAGGAACCAAGCATCGCCCATGTGGTAACAGCCCTGAGATCAATCTTTTCATCTTCAAGTTTAATGGCCGACTTCCAAACAGAATCGAACCACCGCAATTGTTCTTCCCTTGTGCAATGGAGATGCACCTCCGTTATTGCCATTGGCAAATGATACCGCTCCCATGCTTCTTTAAGAAGATTGTAAGGGCCTGACATTTCTGTACCTGCAACTCTCACGGCCTCTACATCGGCATAGCGGTGAAAATGATTGCCTCCATGCGTATGAGAAGGATAATGTTCAACTCGTTCATCCAGGAATCGCTCAGATGTTACGTAGTGGTTAAAACCGATAATATCAGGGGGGCATGGATTTTCGAGAAAGAAACCGAGATCCCTATCGTTAATGCCGGCACGTTGCAGGTAGCTCCACAGGGGATGCTTACTGTGTACTTTTCCGCATAGCAGATCGATCGAAAGCCACCGGCGGGTGTTTTCAAAATCGGCCTGATATTTCAATAAGGGAGTACTGTGTATTTTTCCGAGATCTTCGGTCTGTACCAGGATAGCCCCGGGGTTGATCTTCCTGATTTCCCTCATTGCCAGCACTGTAGCTTTACACTCGTTGATAAGTATCCGGAGAAAACTGTTATCGCTGCTTTCGTGGGGGTACCAGTGCCCGTATAAACCACAGAAGCGGGCTGTGGTAAGCGGTTCGTTTATAGGGGTGTAGTATTTGATCCATGGAAACTTGGCTGCCGTTTTTGTTGCAAAGCCCGCTAATCCTTTGGGAAAGGAGTCGTCCGTCATTTGTACATAAGCCGGGCCGCTTCCATGATGTACCAAGCCGGCGATGGGATCTATGCCCAGCTCCTTTATTTTAAGCAGTCTTTTTTCAGTGTCCGACCAGTTAATATCAATATCCGCTTCCGGCAGGTGCCTTTCCCATAGCACCGGATACCGGATCTTGCTGATGCCAAGATCGGCAAAAAGTTCAAGATCCTCCGTTCTGTTGTAGTGGCCAGAGTAGTCGAGCTGATCTAAATATAGATTGCCGACTCTGTTAATGGTACATTCTATACCTCCCCAGAGTTCCATAGACTTTTGTAAATGTGATTTCCTGAATAAGCGTCGACTTAACTTGCGATAGAAATCTTGTCTTTGTTTTGCATCGTATCAAGCATAAGCTTCTGCATTGCTTTGCAGGTAATATCCCAGGAATTCTGAGCGAGAAAAGCATCTACTCTTTTTAACCATTCTGTTTTTCTTTTCGATTGAAGTTCGTTTTCTATTGCTTCAACAAACTCTTCCACGCTCGAAGCAATCGATACAAGCTTATTCTTGCCATACGGATTTACAACGTCTCTGATGGGTGATGATACTACAGGGATGCCTGCAGCAAGATATTCAGGTGTTTTGGTCGGGCTTATATAGCGGGTAGAGTCATTCAGCAAGAACGGTATCAGGGCAACATCCCAGCCAGATAAGTAGCCAGTGAGCTCCTGATAGCTTTTTTGATCAAGATAGTGTATATTACTCTGTTTAGGGAGTATGGCGGGGTCGATTTTAACTACAGGCCCAATTAGTATCAACTGCCATTCTGGTTTTGCTTTTGCGATGCTCCTGATTAGTTCTATATCAAAACGTTCGTCTATTACCCCGTAGAATCCGATTTTCGGGCCGGTAATGGTAATCTGATCCTCTGGTTCAATACGGGTTTTTCTTGCTTTTTCGAAATGATTTTTATCGATGCTGCTCGGAAAAGGATAGATGTTTGAATGCTGGTTCTTCTTAGCTTCGTAAAGTGAATTTCCGCCAGTGAACACGATATCGGCATTTTGCATCAGCTTCTTTTCGAGATCTTTTATCTCTTTAGGTGCGAACTTAAACGCAGACAGCTCGTCCATGCAGTCGTATATCGTTAACTTAGGGCTATATTTCGCTGAAAACTCCAGCGCCATCGGGGTATAATACCAAAATGCAAAGTCCTCCAGGTCTTTATTCTGGAAGTATTTATCAAGCAGTTGGGTTAACAGGGCGTTTGTTTGCTGTTTGCTGATTTTCGCAGGCAAATGGGGAACACATAACCATAGGTTATCCAAACGCTTTGAGAACGCTAAATATGCTTCGTTATTTGAATCATGTATCGGCTCCTCCATAAAATATACATTACAGAAGTTTGCCATTCTTGTTAGTAAATGTTGCGGGCGTTGAAATACAAAATCCCAGCGTAAGTGCGAAAAGCACATCAAATTTTGGGGTAAGACTTGAGCTATATTCTTCATAGTTTTAACATAGAGTATTATAATTACAGTTAGAAAAGCCCGATTGTTTTATTGACAATAAAATTTCCTATTAGTAGAAAGGCCGTCAAACATTCGGGAATCTTGCTTGTAAGTAGTTCATATAAATTTAGCCTATGGACAGGAACAAGTTTATGTTCGCAACTGGTATTGAGAACAGTTATCCGATGATCACTCTTCCTGACGGAAGCAGGAAGAGGGTGGACGAAATGGAAAAGTGCGGACATTATAAATACTGGAAGGAAGATTTTAATCTGGTGCGTGAAATGGGGATTGAGTTTTTAAGATACGGTCCGCCTTATTATAAAACTCATATGGCACCGGGACAATACGATTGGTCGTTTACCGACGATACTTTCAATTATATGAGGCAGCTGAATATCGAGCCCATCGTTGATCTTTGCCATTTCGGTGTGCCTGACTGGCTGGGTGACTTTCAAAATGAGGATCTGCCTGGCTATTTTGAAGAGTATGCGCGTGCCTTCGCTACCCGATATCCCTATATACGTTTTTACACTCCTATTAACGAGATATTTGTTGCTGCAGCGTTTTCGGGCCAGTATGGGTGGTGGAATGAGTGTAAAAGCGATGACCGGTCGTTTGTGACAGCTTTAAAGAATATGTGCAAGGCTAATGTGCTGGCTATGAACGCAATCCTGGAAATTCAACCGGATGCTGTTTTTATACAAAGCGAATCTTCGGAATATTTTCACCCCGAATCCCCTGATTGCGATCCGTTGGCTACTTTTCTAAATCAACGGCGCTTCTTGTCGCTTGACCTGAGTTACGGTTACCCCATCAGCGTAGTGATGTATGAATATCTTCTGGAGAACGGGATGACGAAGAAGGAATATCAATGGTTTGAAAGCAATGTCATTAAAGGAAATTGCATTATGGGTAACGATTATTATGTTACCAATGAGCATATGGTTCACGAAGATGGCAGCACTTCGGCCGCTGGAGAAATATTCGGTTATTATGTGATCACTCACCAGTATTACAGTCGGTATAAGTTACCCATAATGCATACCGAAACTAATATTGCAGAGCCAAATTCAGTAAGATGGCTCCAAACGCAGTGGGCAAACGTACGAAGACTGAAGCGCGATGGAATACCGATCCATGGGTTTACATGGTACAGTCTGACCGACCAGGTAGA
The window above is part of the Arcticibacter tournemirensis genome. Proteins encoded here:
- a CDS encoding glycosyltransferase, translating into MANFCNVYFMEEPIHDSNNEAYLAFSKRLDNLWLCVPHLPAKISKQQTNALLTQLLDKYFQNKDLEDFAFWYYTPMALEFSAKYSPKLTIYDCMDELSAFKFAPKEIKDLEKKLMQNADIVFTGGNSLYEAKKNQHSNIYPFPSSIDKNHFEKARKTRIEPEDQITITGPKIGFYGVIDERFDIELIRSIAKAKPEWQLILIGPVVKIDPAILPKQSNIHYLDQKSYQELTGYLSGWDVALIPFLLNDSTRYISPTKTPEYLAAGIPVVSSPIRDVVNPYGKNKLVSIASSVEEFVEAIENELQSKRKTEWLKRVDAFLAQNSWDITCKAMQKLMLDTMQNKDKISIAS
- a CDS encoding family 1 glycosylhydrolase, with the translated sequence MELWGGIECTINRVGNLYLDQLDYSGHYNRTEDLELFADLGISKIRYPVLWERHLPEADIDINWSDTEKRLLKIKELGIDPIAGLVHHGSGPAYVQMTDDSFPKGLAGFATKTAAKFPWIKYYTPINEPLTTARFCGLYGHWYPHESSDNSFLRILINECKATVLAMREIRKINPGAILVQTEDLGKIHSTPLLKYQADFENTRRWLSIDLLCGKVHSKHPLWSYLQRAGINDRDLGFFLENPCPPDIIGFNHYVTSERFLDERVEHYPSHTHGGNHFHRYADVEAVRVAGTEMSGPYNLLKEAWERYHLPMAITEVHLHCTREEQLRWFDSVWKSAIKLEDEKIDLRAVTTWAMLGSFGWNKLLTRPNGEYEPGIYDVRSGRPRPTALCKMIRSLSKKEKYNHPVTERPGWWKKDTRIIYNHDPIKIENITNQRNIPPLLIVGKTGTLGNAFARICKLRDIDYKLSGRQEFDITDLAGMEKLIREVKPWAIINTAGFVRVDEAEDDELNCFLSNTTGPGHLAALCNKYGIKLMTFSSDLVFDGRKNIPYIEDDNVNPLNNYGLSKAKAEQAVLQSCPDALIIRTSAFFGPWDKYNFVSEVHNAVKKRIPFRAVNDIIISPTYVPDLVNVCLDLLIDDEKGIWHLANDVALSWFDLAAQISERSGGDPALIIPISAAEMDFRAMRPIYSALRSTRGDLLPCLDDALNRYFAEQLIVA
- a CDS encoding family 1 glycosylhydrolase, with product MDRNKFMFATGIENSYPMITLPDGSRKRVDEMEKCGHYKYWKEDFNLVREMGIEFLRYGPPYYKTHMAPGQYDWSFTDDTFNYMRQLNIEPIVDLCHFGVPDWLGDFQNEDLPGYFEEYARAFATRYPYIRFYTPINEIFVAAAFSGQYGWWNECKSDDRSFVTALKNMCKANVLAMNAILEIQPDAVFIQSESSEYFHPESPDCDPLATFLNQRRFLSLDLSYGYPISVVMYEYLLENGMTKKEYQWFESNVIKGNCIMGNDYYVTNEHMVHEDGSTSAAGEIFGYYVITHQYYSRYKLPIMHTETNIAEPNSVRWLQTQWANVRRLKRDGIPIHGFTWYSLTDQVDWDSALRNDAGRVNSLGLYDLDRKIRPVGEAYKRLIDQWKVALENESYVLKFKSGYYK